Proteins from one Chitinophaga oryzae genomic window:
- a CDS encoding Ig-like domain-containing protein: protein MRNYTLSFIHKTILVAGMLLMLSSRLLAQTDINIGTGTTGNSDIGYPCPLQDYFEGNRAQYLFTAAELSAAGMAPGYITGIKFVVKNLNTADVIERYGISIGGTTVSSLDETSWVPGTTVVRTPADYTILSGVNNFPFSNNFFWNGTDNIVVEVCSGATVTDPGTFYSNNPEVAFTTGLAFNGSHTYRADNENNLCGTIETDNTGTMTTRPNITFSWIPATPCTGTPTAGTAVSSMSTVCLNGTFDLRLTGATVASGLTYQWQQSANNTTWTNIAGATKSMLTTTQSASTWYRCIVTCTTSTQSATSASVNVTSPTLVSGTFTINKGAPTGGTNFASFNDAYNYLKCGISGPVTFNVVANSGPYTEQLLLKPVPGASATNTITFNGNGDTLQFAGTSANRGVIQLDNADYFTFNNLVIKATGTGSSGYGWGVFLTNDADFNTIKNSTILVDSTSTSSTAYAGIVISSSYSSPTTSGDARCDNNTFTSNKIVGGYYGIVLTGSSTMANMSNKITNNTITEFYNSGVNASGSFNTLVENNIISRPARATVSTFYGINFSNLNTKANITRNRISNPFGGAPTSVSASYGIYFSGTDALSQLENVVSNNLIYNFTGRGDAYGIYNSSSDNVWYFHNTIALDGTSTSTTTYTARGFYQTSKADGIEFVNNLIAVTRGGGGSKYAVYFGATTGTIHANNNLYYMAAPGGTSFTGYYNANRGSLLDWKTASLQDTASLASNPLFAGVASGNYQPTSASVDNKGLPAGITVDINSNTRSTTTPDIGAYEFTPGPCTAPPTPGEATVSTTPVCINRKVSLSLINNSIGLGQSYQWQTASAAGGPYSNIGNPMTNPDTTITSTATLYYRVAVTCSGNTAYSAPVLLTVNPAFPGGTYTINKGAPSGATNFVSFNAAKAAMECGIAGPVVFNVVAGSGPYAEQLVLDSIAGMSAVNTVTFNGNGNTIKFASDDDNERAVIKLRGADYFTFDNLVIDARGGSYGYGVQLLANADKNRITHSRILTDNTSSSSSVAGVVINGADASTSSGTNNLCDSNLVRGNKIDGGYYGVIIYGASTGSPAGNRIDSNAISEFYSYGVYLSNAENTIVDQNDIFRTARSSVSYSNYGVSVSSKGDGNIVSNNRIHGLFNGATGTTNSFYGIEFTSADATAANPAKIINNVIYDIRGNGTQRGFYNYSSDFTLYYHNTVALNDAVNTGSAEATGIYQSSTVAGVQFLDNILDISRAGGGSRTGISIAASAEFKSDYNDIFVKSSRSTAYTGNNGTNYATLADWRAGAKLDSNSLAVEPVFADPSAGNFAPVISPLDNSGRPAGVTKDILGVTRSTTTPDMGAFEINIPECTSPPVAGNATVDPTTPICMGTAIKLDLVGNSKGGHQTYQWQVSANAAGPWKYVSDTQYVSVYNTIAGAEKYYRCAVVCSNRDTVYSTPVKVNLNDPLLAGTYTINPAQPSSTTNFQSFAAAVSKLECGIAGPVLFLAANGTYTEQLTMRHIPGASAVNRVTFSSASGNAADVVLTYAGTSARNYVLKLDSVDYVTWRKITFKPTGTTYARAVEFAKKASFDSLQLCAITLPVTTSSGTNSAGVYANNCLGQGNVITGNTITEGGNGVYWLNSYGDNMSPGVTVDSNTITRSYSYGIYAEYVNRLVAQKNTITLSGTLAGTAYGIYADDCDTAIALVGNKVNINNTGSKGYAIYLTYCQPGAGAPGRVTGNEIYARTANTGELRGITLTYSNRISVNNNVVSIHTTASNSYGVYSESGNNLNYLNNSILNTSTSSGNNYAAYFSHTSSSASPVKVRNNIFAADTGRTMYVANPNFLNSDYNTLYTRGSVLVRQNTPGTSYGTLAAYRTGSGLDANSLVYKPAFVSPADLHPVLTDPEVWAIHGRGVQVAGNDKDIDGKPRPVTLQEGVPDMGAYEFLPTSVPPALPAFPAAPAAGVTQTFMFGTDTVTKVTWNDATLPSNMTVRRYSGVKPPNIAPGTDFMYFYTDVDVTPASGVYNFNIQQFYLDPWQGYIKRQKDIRLAMTDSTDKWKTDSLSKVNDITNVITDSTLHYFDKFTGLNGGTSAPQQLQPADSSNRGTRFWVGYGHHQFFTGDNSQQMVLYLNAKDSSNVTVRVNGTAWERTYHIPANKTITTETLPKGGMNDARLLEEGWSDRGISIESDVPIVAYAHIYGSASSGASMLLPVGTYGYDYYALTSRQNYSTDTYSWFYVVADYDNTTLEITPSVPTLSGRPANQTFTVTLNKGEVYQVLGALQAGSDGYDVSGSHVRSIVNSDGKCFPVAFFSGSSRTGIGCGNSTGSSGDNLIQQNFPSQAWGKKYLTAPTSIDDDAASFMTNIFRVLVKDPATVVKRNGITLTGLINNRFYQFESNTADYIEANQPVMVAQYMSSSGSCDNTNGDGDPEMIYVSPLEQGIKQVGLYRNTVESINTNYLTLIIPTGGLSSLRIDGSNVFDHTYPHPNYQGYTVVIKRWDADAAQCNVVADSAFTAITYGLGSVESYGYNAGTLVKNLNILPAFSNVLNPSSGSNNTYTCVKTPFRFSMLIPVKPTKLTWKLSAVKNLTPAVDVVQNNPVPKDSLIANERTYYRFVLPDEYVFSAPGTYHVPIQISHPDIESCNNTFEAILTMKVIPAPVVNFTSNYSGCVGDVAQFTGSATTSNNVGISTWNWNFGDTTYAYRKDTTKQFKYPGIHKVKLSIVAAEGCIGDTTKDVEVYTPGVAAVVKDSLTVCSGSDASLAVKDPEAGVLYNWYDAPAGGNLLFTGNVYTITAVTVSGTYYLEAINHGCPGATRAKVVVHVLPLLTTPVVKVDTVGVNLIRFKWAAVPNATSYEVSTDGGLTWTQPSSGREGLEHVISGLQPSQSVKLLVKVRGCEDKISDPAEGKTLPDGIYIPNTFTPNNDGKNDVLKVYGYIINKLHIAIFDQWGEKVFESNSQDMGWDGTYKGKTLPSGVYIYVCHLVLKDGSTLEKKGVINLIR, encoded by the coding sequence ATGAGAAATTATACGCTTTCGTTTATTCACAAAACCATCCTCGTGGCCGGAATGCTGCTGATGTTGAGCAGTCGTCTGCTGGCGCAGACCGATATCAACATCGGCACCGGGACCACGGGGAACAGCGATATCGGGTATCCCTGTCCGTTACAGGACTATTTCGAAGGCAACAGGGCACAGTACCTGTTTACCGCAGCGGAGCTCTCCGCTGCCGGTATGGCCCCGGGATATATTACCGGTATCAAGTTCGTCGTTAAAAACCTGAATACTGCCGATGTGATCGAAAGATACGGGATCAGCATCGGCGGCACTACCGTGAGCTCCCTCGATGAAACCTCCTGGGTGCCCGGCACCACCGTGGTACGCACCCCGGCGGACTATACCATCCTCAGTGGTGTGAACAACTTTCCCTTCAGCAATAACTTTTTCTGGAACGGAACAGACAACATTGTGGTGGAAGTGTGCAGCGGCGCTACGGTCACCGATCCCGGTACCTTCTATTCCAACAATCCCGAAGTGGCCTTCACCACCGGATTGGCGTTTAACGGCTCGCATACCTATCGCGCCGATAACGAAAATAACCTCTGCGGTACCATAGAAACCGACAACACCGGTACGATGACCACCCGTCCGAACATTACCTTCTCCTGGATACCTGCCACGCCCTGTACCGGTACACCCACCGCAGGCACCGCAGTTTCCAGTATGAGCACCGTATGTCTGAACGGTACCTTTGATCTGCGGCTGACCGGCGCCACCGTGGCTTCCGGGCTGACTTATCAATGGCAGCAGTCTGCCAACAATACTACCTGGACCAACATCGCAGGAGCCACCAAGAGCATGCTGACTACTACGCAGTCTGCCTCCACCTGGTACCGTTGCATCGTTACCTGTACTACCAGCACACAGTCCGCTACCTCTGCCAGCGTAAACGTAACATCGCCCACCCTGGTGTCCGGTACGTTTACCATCAATAAGGGAGCGCCTACGGGAGGTACCAACTTTGCTTCCTTCAACGATGCTTACAACTATCTCAAATGCGGTATCAGCGGTCCCGTGACATTTAACGTGGTGGCTAACAGCGGCCCCTATACGGAGCAGCTGTTACTGAAGCCCGTACCCGGCGCTTCTGCCACCAATACCATTACCTTTAACGGTAACGGTGACACGCTGCAGTTCGCCGGCACCTCTGCCAACAGGGGAGTAATCCAGCTGGATAACGCCGACTATTTCACCTTTAACAACCTGGTGATAAAAGCTACCGGCACCGGTTCTTCCGGTTATGGCTGGGGCGTTTTCCTGACCAACGACGCAGATTTTAATACCATTAAGAACTCCACTATCCTGGTGGATTCAACATCTACCAGCAGTACCGCCTATGCCGGTATCGTGATCAGCAGCTCCTACTCATCACCTACCACCTCCGGTGATGCCAGGTGCGACAACAATACTTTCACCTCCAACAAAATTGTGGGTGGCTATTATGGTATTGTGCTCACCGGAAGCAGTACTATGGCCAATATGAGCAATAAGATCACCAACAATACGATCACAGAATTCTACAACTCCGGGGTGAACGCCAGCGGATCATTTAACACGTTAGTAGAGAATAATATCATCAGCAGGCCGGCCCGTGCTACGGTGTCGACCTTCTATGGTATTAATTTCTCTAACCTGAATACCAAAGCCAATATTACCCGCAACCGCATCAGTAATCCCTTTGGCGGCGCGCCCACCAGCGTGAGCGCCAGCTATGGTATTTATTTTTCCGGTACGGACGCGTTGTCTCAACTGGAAAATGTGGTGTCCAACAACCTGATCTATAACTTCACCGGCAGGGGAGATGCTTACGGTATCTACAACTCCAGCTCCGACAACGTATGGTATTTCCATAATACCATTGCGCTGGACGGTACTTCTACCAGCACCACCACCTATACGGCGCGTGGTTTCTATCAGACCTCCAAAGCGGATGGTATTGAATTTGTCAACAACCTCATCGCGGTTACCCGTGGTGGCGGCGGCAGCAAATACGCTGTATATTTCGGTGCCACCACCGGTACTATCCATGCCAATAATAACCTGTATTATATGGCCGCACCCGGCGGCACCAGCTTTACCGGTTATTATAATGCTAACCGCGGCTCACTGCTTGACTGGAAGACCGCTTCCCTGCAGGATACTGCTTCGCTGGCCTCCAACCCGTTGTTTGCAGGCGTGGCTTCCGGTAACTACCAGCCTACCAGCGCTTCTGTGGATAACAAAGGGCTGCCGGCGGGCATCACTGTCGATATTAACAGCAATACCCGCAGCACCACCACACCGGACATCGGCGCCTATGAGTTTACGCCCGGTCCGTGTACAGCGCCCCCCACGCCCGGCGAGGCTACCGTGAGCACCACACCGGTATGTATCAACCGTAAGGTGTCACTCAGCCTGATCAACAACAGCATCGGCCTGGGACAGAGCTACCAGTGGCAAACAGCCAGTGCAGCAGGAGGCCCCTATTCCAACATCGGCAACCCGATGACCAATCCGGATACCACGATAACATCGACGGCTACCCTGTATTACCGCGTGGCAGTCACCTGCAGCGGCAACACAGCCTACAGTGCGCCGGTACTGCTCACCGTGAACCCGGCTTTCCCTGGTGGTACCTATACCATCAACAAGGGAGCACCGTCCGGCGCCACTAACTTTGTCAGCTTTAACGCTGCCAAAGCGGCGATGGAATGCGGTATAGCAGGCCCGGTGGTATTCAACGTAGTAGCCGGCTCCGGCCCTTACGCCGAACAGCTGGTCCTCGATTCCATCGCTGGTATGTCCGCTGTCAATACCGTTACTTTTAACGGTAATGGCAACACGATCAAGTTCGCATCGGATGATGATAATGAAAGAGCCGTGATCAAACTGCGTGGCGCGGACTATTTCACTTTCGATAATCTTGTGATCGACGCCCGTGGCGGTTCTTATGGCTACGGCGTACAACTGCTGGCCAATGCGGACAAGAACAGGATTACCCATAGCCGCATCCTGACGGATAATACCTCTTCCAGCTCCAGCGTGGCCGGCGTAGTGATCAACGGCGCAGATGCCAGCACCAGCAGCGGTACCAACAACCTTTGCGACAGTAACCTGGTACGCGGCAATAAGATCGACGGCGGTTATTACGGCGTGATCATCTACGGCGCTTCAACGGGCTCTCCGGCGGGCAACCGTATTGACAGCAACGCCATCAGCGAGTTCTATTCCTACGGCGTGTACCTGTCCAATGCGGAAAATACCATCGTAGACCAAAACGACATCTTCCGCACCGCACGCAGCAGCGTGTCTTACTCCAACTATGGCGTTAGCGTGAGCAGCAAAGGTGATGGCAACATTGTCAGCAACAACCGTATCCACGGTCTCTTTAACGGCGCCACCGGCACGACCAACTCCTTCTATGGTATTGAGTTCACCAGCGCCGACGCTACGGCTGCCAACCCGGCGAAGATCATCAACAACGTGATCTATGATATCCGCGGCAATGGTACCCAGCGTGGATTCTATAACTACAGCAGCGACTTTACGCTGTATTACCATAATACAGTCGCACTGAACGATGCCGTTAATACCGGCAGCGCAGAAGCCACCGGTATTTACCAGTCCAGCACGGTGGCCGGCGTTCAGTTCCTCGATAATATTCTCGATATCAGCCGCGCAGGCGGTGGCAGCAGGACAGGTATCTCTATTGCCGCTTCTGCAGAGTTCAAATCCGATTACAACGATATCTTCGTGAAGAGCAGCCGTTCTACCGCCTATACCGGTAACAACGGCACCAACTACGCTACACTGGCCGACTGGCGTGCAGGGGCCAAACTGGATAGTAACTCCCTCGCTGTAGAGCCGGTATTTGCGGACCCTTCCGCCGGTAATTTCGCGCCGGTAATTTCTCCGCTGGATAACAGCGGCCGCCCGGCAGGTGTTACCAAAGATATCCTGGGTGTTACCCGCAGCACCACCACGCCGGATATGGGTGCTTTTGAAATCAACATCCCGGAATGTACTTCTCCGCCGGTAGCCGGCAACGCTACGGTAGACCCGACTACGCCGATTTGTATGGGCACCGCCATCAAGCTGGACCTCGTGGGCAACAGCAAGGGCGGTCATCAGACCTATCAGTGGCAGGTATCCGCCAATGCTGCGGGTCCATGGAAATATGTGAGCGACACCCAGTATGTGAGCGTTTACAATACCATCGCCGGCGCCGAGAAATACTACCGTTGCGCCGTGGTGTGCAGCAACAGGGACACAGTATACTCCACGCCCGTGAAAGTGAACCTGAATGATCCGTTACTGGCAGGCACTTACACCATCAACCCGGCGCAGCCTTCCAGTACCACCAACTTCCAGTCCTTCGCCGCTGCCGTATCCAAACTGGAATGCGGTATCGCAGGACCGGTGCTGTTCCTCGCTGCCAACGGTACATATACCGAACAGCTGACCATGCGGCATATCCCCGGCGCCTCCGCCGTGAACAGGGTGACCTTCAGCAGCGCCTCCGGTAATGCGGCAGACGTGGTCCTTACCTATGCAGGTACTTCCGCACGGAACTACGTGCTGAAGCTCGACAGCGTGGATTATGTGACCTGGAGAAAGATCACCTTCAAACCAACCGGCACTACATATGCAAGGGCAGTAGAGTTTGCGAAGAAAGCTTCCTTCGACAGCCTGCAGCTTTGTGCCATTACATTGCCGGTAACAACTTCTTCCGGCACCAACAGCGCCGGCGTATACGCCAATAACTGTCTTGGCCAGGGTAACGTGATCACCGGTAATACCATCACCGAAGGTGGTAACGGCGTGTACTGGCTGAACAGCTACGGCGACAATATGTCTCCCGGCGTGACTGTCGACAGCAATACCATTACCCGTTCCTATAGTTACGGTATCTATGCCGAGTATGTCAACAGGCTGGTGGCACAAAAGAACACCATCACCCTGAGCGGCACCCTGGCGGGTACTGCGTACGGTATCTATGCGGATGATTGCGATACCGCCATTGCCCTTGTGGGGAATAAAGTCAATATCAATAATACCGGTTCCAAAGGATATGCGATCTACCTTACTTACTGCCAGCCGGGAGCAGGTGCTCCGGGCCGCGTGACCGGCAACGAGATCTACGCCCGCACCGCCAATACCGGTGAGCTGAGAGGTATTACGCTGACATATTCCAACCGGATAAGTGTGAACAACAACGTGGTGAGCATTCATACCACCGCCAGCAATTCGTATGGTGTTTACAGTGAGTCCGGCAATAACCTCAATTATCTCAACAACAGTATTCTCAATACCTCCACCAGCAGCGGCAACAACTATGCAGCTTATTTCTCGCATACGTCGTCTTCTGCATCACCGGTGAAAGTGAGAAATAACATCTTCGCCGCCGATACCGGCCGTACGATGTACGTAGCCAATCCGAACTTCCTGAACAGCGATTACAACACGCTGTATACAAGAGGTTCTGTGTTGGTAAGACAAAATACACCGGGCACCTCTTACGGCACACTGGCGGCTTACCGTACCGGTAGCGGTCTGGATGCCAATTCACTGGTGTATAAACCCGCCTTTGTTAGTCCGGCTGACCTGCATCCGGTGCTCACCGATCCGGAAGTATGGGCTATCCATGGCCGTGGCGTACAGGTAGCGGGCAACGATAAAGACATCGACGGTAAACCGAGGCCGGTAACATTGCAGGAAGGCGTGCCGGACATGGGCGCCTATGAGTTCCTGCCTACCTCCGTACCGCCGGCATTACCTGCTTTCCCGGCAGCTCCGGCAGCAGGTGTTACCCAGACGTTCATGTTTGGTACCGATACCGTGACGAAGGTCACCTGGAACGATGCCACCTTGCCCTCCAATATGACCGTGCGCCGTTATTCAGGTGTGAAACCACCGAATATCGCCCCGGGAACAGACTTCATGTATTTCTATACAGACGTGGACGTTACCCCGGCCAGCGGCGTGTACAACTTCAATATCCAGCAGTTCTACCTGGACCCATGGCAGGGATATATCAAGCGGCAGAAAGATATCCGGCTGGCGATGACCGACAGCACGGACAAATGGAAGACAGATTCGCTCAGCAAGGTGAACGACATCACCAACGTGATCACCGACAGCACCCTGCATTATTTCGATAAGTTCACCGGCCTGAATGGCGGCACTTCTGCACCGCAGCAGCTGCAGCCGGCAGACAGCTCCAACAGAGGCACCCGCTTCTGGGTGGGCTACGGCCATCACCAGTTCTTCACCGGTGACAACAGCCAGCAGATGGTACTGTACCTGAATGCGAAAGATTCCTCTAACGTAACCGTCAGAGTGAATGGTACCGCGTGGGAACGTACCTATCATATTCCGGCCAATAAAACCATCACCACGGAAACGCTGCCCAAAGGCGGTATGAACGATGCCCGTCTGCTGGAAGAAGGCTGGTCCGACAGAGGTATCAGCATCGAAAGCGACGTGCCCATTGTAGCCTATGCGCATATTTATGGCAGCGCCTCTTCCGGCGCCTCCATGCTGCTGCCGGTAGGTACTTATGGTTACGATTATTATGCCCTCACCTCCAGGCAGAATTATTCTACAGATACCTACTCCTGGTTCTATGTGGTGGCGGATTATGACAATACCACCCTGGAAATCACGCCGAGCGTGCCTACGTTGTCCGGCAGACCTGCCAACCAGACGTTTACCGTGACGCTGAACAAAGGTGAGGTGTACCAGGTACTGGGCGCACTGCAAGCCGGTTCTGACGGATACGACGTGTCCGGCTCCCATGTACGCTCCATCGTCAACAGCGACGGTAAATGCTTCCCGGTAGCTTTCTTCTCCGGCAGCAGCCGCACAGGCATCGGATGCGGTAACAGCACCGGTTCTTCCGGCGATAACCTGATCCAGCAGAATTTCCCGTCACAGGCGTGGGGTAAAAAATACCTGACAGCGCCGACTTCCATCGACGATGACGCTGCCAGCTTTATGACCAACATCTTCCGCGTGCTGGTAAAAGACCCGGCCACGGTAGTGAAACGAAACGGCATAACGTTGACAGGCCTGATCAACAACCGCTTCTACCAGTTTGAAAGCAATACCGCTGACTACATCGAAGCCAATCAGCCGGTGATGGTAGCGCAGTATATGTCATCCAGCGGCTCCTGTGACAATACAAACGGCGACGGGGATCCGGAAATGATCTATGTCAGCCCGCTGGAACAAGGTATCAAACAAGTCGGTTTGTACCGCAACACCGTTGAGTCTATCAACACCAACTATCTTACCCTCATCATACCAACAGGCGGATTGAGTTCTTTACGGATCGACGGCAGCAACGTGTTTGACCATACTTATCCGCATCCTAACTACCAGGGTTACACGGTGGTGATAAAACGGTGGGATGCTGACGCCGCACAATGTAATGTTGTCGCCGACTCGGCCTTCACCGCTATCACCTACGGTCTTGGCAGCGTGGAAAGCTACGGTTACAATGCCGGAACACTCGTAAAGAACCTCAATATCCTGCCGGCTTTCAGCAACGTGCTGAACCCGTCAAGCGGCAGCAACAACACTTACACCTGCGTGAAAACGCCGTTCCGTTTCTCCATGCTGATACCGGTGAAACCTACCAAACTCACGTGGAAGCTGAGCGCCGTGAAGAACCTGACACCTGCGGTGGACGTGGTCCAGAACAACCCGGTGCCGAAAGATTCGCTGATCGCCAACGAACGCACTTACTACCGTTTCGTGCTGCCGGATGAATATGTGTTCTCTGCGCCGGGCACTTACCACGTGCCGATCCAGATCTCACATCCGGACATCGAAAGCTGTAATAACACTTTTGAGGCCATTCTTACCATGAAGGTAATACCTGCGCCGGTGGTGAACTTCACCAGCAACTACTCCGGTTGTGTGGGCGACGTGGCCCAGTTCACGGGCAGCGCCACTACGAGCAATAACGTGGGCATCAGCACCTGGAACTGGAATTTTGGGGATACTACCTACGCTTACCGGAAGGATACCACCAAACAGTTTAAATATCCCGGCATCCATAAAGTGAAGCTCAGCATTGTTGCTGCGGAAGGGTGTATCGGCGATACCACGAAAGATGTGGAAGTGTATACGCCGGGCGTAGCCGCAGTGGTGAAAGACTCCCTGACGGTGTGCAGCGGCAGCGACGCTTCGCTGGCCGTGAAAGATCCGGAGGCAGGCGTACTGTACAACTGGTACGACGCTCCTGCAGGGGGTAACCTGCTGTTTACCGGCAACGTATACACGATCACCGCCGTCACTGTCAGCGGCACCTACTATCTCGAAGCCATCAACCATGGCTGTCCGGGCGCTACCCGTGCCAAAGTGGTCGTACATGTGCTGCCATTGCTGACGACGCCTGTCGTGAAAGTGGATACTGTGGGCGTAAACCTGATCCGCTTTAAATGGGCTGCGGTGCCTAATGCTACCAGCTACGAAGTGTCCACTGACGGAGGCCTTACCTGGACGCAGCCGTCTTCCGGCAGAGAAGGACTGGAGCATGTGATCAGCGGCCTGCAGCCTTCCCAGAGCGTGAAGCTCCTTGTGAAGGTGAGAGGTTGCGAAGACAAAATCTCCGATCCGGCCGAAGGCAAAACCCTGCCGGATGGTATCTACATCCCCAATACGTTCACGCCGAACAACGATGGCAAGAATGACGTGCTGAAAGTATATGGCTATATCATCAACAAATTACACATCGCCATATTCGATCAGTGGGGAGAAAAAGTGTTTGAGTCCAACAGCCAGGATATGGGATGGGACGGTACTTACAAAGGCAAAACCTTGCCTTCAGGGGTATACATCTATGTATGTCACCTTGTACTGAAAGACGGTTCCACCCTGGAGAAGAAAGGAGTGATCAACCTGATCCGATAA
- a CDS encoding DUF4302 domain-containing protein yields MRKKLLYLLLVLAGFCSCRKESDPLFSKSPDERLNDTLQRYQQILTHAPYGWKAMVYPGGSPKSVYSFYFRFNDSNRVQMYSDFEASSTVTAKESSWRLKALQQPSLLFDTYSYLHVLCDPDAGENGGEYGRGLGSDFEFAINGMTGDTMVLTGRFNRSRAILVKATQQEQADYYQQHINRSIDSVRNILTYFHKLTTGTGRYDVDVNTLTHRITFTWVAGGQVKTATTGYYYTAKGIALSPAFSDGTTTISHFDNIRFEDGAVKGTINGQPASISETVRPLAIDAAAPRRWYQYALNQRRYWIAERGFHVNGVDDAYGLHTLPDYIAATFWPEAAGPGSGIDAFGIIVPDEGQPTLMYGVLHATPTFTSDGRVIFNDGGMFGDPPPDPTPLLRTRALMAEQTGFFLVQTGATTYDMVSAKDGKSWITWVF; encoded by the coding sequence ATGAGAAAGAAACTTTTGTACTTATTACTGGTCCTTGCAGGGTTCTGTTCCTGCAGGAAAGAATCGGACCCGCTGTTTAGCAAATCGCCGGATGAGCGTCTCAACGACACCTTACAGCGATATCAGCAGATACTGACCCACGCACCTTACGGCTGGAAAGCCATGGTGTATCCGGGCGGCTCTCCCAAGTCGGTGTACAGCTTTTATTTCCGGTTCAACGACTCGAACCGGGTACAGATGTACAGCGACTTTGAAGCTTCTTCCACTGTCACTGCCAAAGAAAGCAGCTGGCGGCTTAAAGCATTACAGCAGCCGAGCCTACTGTTCGATACCTACTCTTACCTGCACGTGCTCTGTGATCCCGATGCGGGCGAGAACGGCGGCGAATACGGCAGAGGGCTGGGATCGGACTTCGAGTTTGCCATCAACGGCATGACCGGCGACACGATGGTACTGACCGGCCGTTTCAACAGGAGCCGGGCCATATTGGTAAAGGCCACTCAGCAGGAACAGGCAGATTATTACCAGCAGCATATCAACCGTAGCATCGACAGCGTTCGGAACATACTTACCTATTTCCATAAGCTGACCACCGGTACGGGGCGCTACGATGTGGATGTCAATACGCTGACCCACCGCATCACCTTTACCTGGGTGGCAGGCGGACAGGTAAAAACCGCAACTACCGGTTACTACTATACGGCTAAAGGCATTGCCCTGTCGCCGGCGTTTTCCGATGGTACCACTACTATCAGCCACTTCGATAACATCAGGTTTGAAGACGGCGCCGTTAAAGGCACCATCAACGGGCAGCCTGCCAGTATCTCCGAAACAGTAAGGCCGCTGGCCATAGACGCGGCTGCGCCCAGGCGCTGGTACCAGTATGCGCTTAATCAGCGCCGTTACTGGATTGCTGAAAGAGGCTTCCATGTCAACGGGGTGGATGACGCTTACGGGCTGCATACGCTGCCGGATTACATCGCAGCCACTTTCTGGCCTGAAGCAGCCGGTCCGGGTTCCGGTATCGATGCCTTTGGCATCATCGTGCCGGACGAAGGCCAGCCCACGCTGATGTATGGCGTACTGCACGCTACCCCCACCTTCACCAGTGATGGCCGTGTGATCTTCAACGACGGGGGCATGTTTGGCGACCCGCCGCCGGACCCTACGCCGTTGTTGCGTACGCGTGCGCTGATGGCGGAACAGACAGGTTTCTTCCTTGTACAGACAGGCGCCACCACCTATGACATGGTCAGCGCCAAAGACGGTAAATCATGGATCACCTGGGTGTTCTGA
- a CDS encoding zinc-binding metallopeptidase, translating into MKLFLLALSFLLLMSCSKKDDLGKVDDIPGLGGDTWVKGPLDRWLFDTLTVPYNIAVKYKWDQFEFELNKTLVPPREDKIIPVMSAIKKVWMSTYIAEAGELFFRRYCPKYFILSGSASWNENGTITLGTAEGGRKVVLYLVNDFVTRDMPNYKPGDSANVKQMFHVIEHEFGHILHQTVMYPVEFKRISAGLYTANWNNIDDMSARRDGFVTPYAMSGYDEDFVEMISTMLVEGRAGFDKIVNSIPPGYSINGTPQAEAKARLRRKEAMVVSYYQTVWHIDFYSLQSRTRREINKLLY; encoded by the coding sequence ATGAAACTTTTTCTTCTCGCTTTGTCCTTTCTGCTGCTGATGTCATGCAGCAAGAAGGATGACCTGGGCAAGGTAGACGACATCCCCGGACTGGGAGGCGACACCTGGGTGAAAGGCCCGCTGGACCGTTGGCTTTTTGATACGCTTACCGTACCCTATAATATCGCCGTAAAATACAAATGGGACCAGTTTGAATTTGAACTGAATAAAACGTTGGTGCCTCCCCGTGAGGACAAGATCATCCCGGTGATGAGCGCTATTAAAAAAGTATGGATGAGCACTTATATCGCGGAAGCCGGTGAGTTGTTCTTCCGCCGCTACTGCCCGAAGTATTTTATCCTCAGCGGTAGCGCCAGCTGGAACGAAAACGGCACCATCACGCTGGGTACCGCGGAAGGCGGCCGCAAAGTAGTGCTGTACCTCGTCAACGATTTCGTTACCCGCGACATGCCCAATTATAAACCCGGCGACTCTGCCAACGTAAAACAGATGTTCCATGTCATTGAACATGAATTTGGCCATATCCTGCACCAGACAGTGATGTACCCGGTGGAGTTCAAACGCATATCCGCCGGTCTGTATACGGCCAACTGGAACAATATCGATGATATGTCCGCCCGCAGGGACGGCTTTGTAACACCTTATGCCATGTCCGGTTACGATGAAGATTTTGTGGAGATGATATCTACCATGCTCGTAGAAGGCAGGGCCGGATTCGACAAGATCGTGAACAGCATACCTCCGGGATACAGTATCAACGGTACGCCGCAGGCAGAAGCCAAAGCGCGGCTCCGCCGCAAGGAAGCCATGGTGGTCAGCTACTACCAGACCGTATGGCACATCGATTTTTACAGCCTGCAATCCCGCACCAGAAGAGAAATCAACAAGCTATTGTATTAA